TCTCGAACACTTTGATTTCGCACAGTTACACCTGATGAGCTGCACACCGGATCTGGAGCAACCTGAGAAAGTGAGAAAGAACTGTCAGTAGCTTGCTGTCTAGGCTCCACTACCCAAGGTCAGATGTTCAAGATGAGTTGGGTTCAATACCATATCTTATAGCGCTAGATATTAGCCTGGACATATGGGCACGGCGTATAATGTTCAATCCATGCTCCCTAAATCGGTGGTAGTTTATCAACTCCTTGTTCATCTTTGAGTTGCTTGAACCAAAACCATGAGCATCTTTACTTGCCCAATGTGGACTCACTGTGGCAGAAAAGATAGCAAAGAAACTTTTCACATCCATGTAGAACTGTATGGGATGGTTCATCCGCTTCGCCAAGACCAGCTAGTGCTATCAAAATTGTGGGAAAGTTGCAAAGCATATACCTTCTTTCTCTTTCCTTGGATATGTCCTGTCGTATCACAGCCTGTAAGAGCATGCCAGTTGATCAAAACGGCTGATTTCTGCGGGCCAAGCTTGTCATTATATAGGCTGCAGAAAGACTTTGTGTCATCTTTCACTTGTTCGATCCTATGATTAACGCAGAATTGTTGCCAAGTAGTGGTGTTCTTCGACGTTTGTAGAGACAAAAGTAGCACATCTGTGTCTTGTGAATATAATGTGGACATTCATCCCCTTGCTCGCAACTTCTACAGCATGGTAAGAGTGTGCACCTCTTCCGTGTGTGCTGACATTGTACTGCTTTCTTTGAGTAGTCAAATATAACTCACACTTGACAATATCCTCAAGCCTTTGAGTCAATGAGTGTGACGAAGGATGTTGCAAGCTCTTTGCAAGTCTTGAAATCTCTGGGCCTGACGGaaaaacagatgattaattgtgtttgtaACTGATTAAAATGTCcctggttaaagaagaaataaaagaaacaaacaaacaaaacgaattCTTGACTGCATCAACCCCTGAAATACCCCCATTCCATTAACTACAAGATACGTACCCGATCTCTCTTCAAACTCGGTAGGCTGTGCAGAAGCTTTAAATTAGGTGTCATTTGCCACCAGAACTTCCAGAAGCTTTATCACTTGTCTGTAGGGATGAAAAAAATCCATCCCGCGCCATAAGAACTTTGTTGATATATACATCCTAATCACTTCTTCCAGATTGACGCTCTCTCGCGATGACCTTTCGTTGATATGTTGAGGTTTTCCATTGCCAGATCAACACCAGTTCGTGTGAATGGAATATGGTTGCTGGTATTAACTGCAAACTCGCAGTTGGTTTAAAAAACTTTGCCATAGTTCTGGGTCAGTTTTATAGCATCCATGCGTGTGATAAATTCTGGAATGTTTTGAGCATAATCTTGCCTGGAATAGGCAAAGAAGAACTTGCAAAGATGCTTCAGTGATACCAAGTAGCGTTGCCAATTACCCTCCCATATAGCCCTCTGGAAACCAATACTGGCTTCGTATACCATCCATGGCCACGTGTTGGAGACTTGGAGCTTGTTGACTCTCTCATAGGTCCACCTCGGCTCGAAGCTGGTGAACTTCAACATGCATGTTGACACTGTGGCAAAGAAAGCCAATTCCACCAGAGCCTTCCTCAGTAGAAAAATCGGCCACTGTAGACACAAGATCAATGAGACCAGCTACAAAACCTTCATTTGCTCAATAATTGAGTATGCTGCTACATTCTGAGACCCTCATATACAACGCAACATCAGAAAGACTGACAGGTACAGAAAAATTGTGCAAGGTTTGTCACAGGTATCAAATTTCGCTGCAGCAGAGTGACAGTCATGGTTCAATATCTCCAATTGCCTACCTGCACTTGGCTACCAAGTGGCCCTAAAGCAGGCTGGATGTATCGCATTCCGTCTGACCTCATCGACATCAGGTGGTCCCAGTACATGACTCCGCTAGCTTCAAACACCAAAGGCCATGGTTCGCGCTTTAAAATCCGCGATGAAGTTTGACAACTTGAAAGTCATACTTTTCACGCACTATCCGTGACTAGAACAGCCTGTTAACCGACCCACCTGCATCCTGTTTCTTTAACGCTGTGTTAAGTGTTGAAGACCTGCTGGCAGCAATCGCCTTGCTGAGCAGTCTTACCCACACCTGAGGAGGAGGAGCAGGAGCAGGAGGAGGACTAGCGTCTAACTCTCGTAGCTGTTTCTTGCAATTTAAGGATTCTATCTCCATTATAAATGCCTGGTGTGCTTCTGTAGCGCCTGTCTTATCCCTGCATGCTTCAGTCAGCTGCTTTATGCTGGCTACCAGGGTGTTACGTACAACGGGTTGATCCTCAAATAATTTATCCAATCAGAGATCGAAGAGTGCCTAAAGAGTTAACTGGCGAGCTTCGATCGCTCTGTTGTAACAATtgttatttagttttatttacaAGCAATGTTCAGATAAACAGTTGTCTCAACTATAATACATTTGGTACCCAAACTCTTCGCACACATTACGAATATATCCAAAATAATGTTGAACACCAAATACCATGCAGATCGGTTCAAAAATGTGGCAATTGAAGGATTGGTATTGTTCTAATCATAAATACGTTGTTATTATTGGAATCCTCATATGCCAAAACATATGGTTAGTCATCAAAAACATCTTCCTATGTggattggttcaaaagttatgacaTTTTACGTAAAAAAGTCTGTtatatggcggccatcttggatttttgctaATTAAGAGTATATCTAGTggtcttattttgttttcaatgattCGTTGGCCCTTTTatccctaaccgcctaggggctttttggcgacgggaagggaaagaaggaaagaataaagagagaaaagaaggaaagaagttgtttgatctgagtgggattcgaacccgagacccctcgcatgccaagcactcggtcggcgacactttgccacgggtcttgggcttcgctggccagcgaaaccgtgcctatatatcacttagggcgattgcgtcatcacaccacgtgggatgcatgcacgaacagcgcgtatatcaagtagtattttgtagtattcaggagcgttagggttaaggaagcctatgctgagtttcgatagtggtaacctaaccctaaccgcctaggggctttttggcgacgggaagggaaagaaggaaagaataaagagagaaaagaaggaaagaagttgtttgctctgagtgggattcgaaccgagacccctcgcatgccaagcactcggtcggcgacactttgccacgggtcttgggcttcgctggccagcgaaaccgtgcctatatatcacttagggcgattgcgtcatcacaccacgtgggatgcatgaaCGAACAGCGcgtatatcaagtagtattttgtagtattcaggagcgttagggttatgTGAGTTAAGatagaatataataaatattgtatgacatttgaatgaatagatatggttaatttgtaatttgtttctaaaaattggcggccattttgaaattcaaaatggaggctcTTAATGTTAATGGAAAAACTGGCAAGCACCTTTTTCTTAATCAGTGATGTTTTTAAATGGGTTTAAACATGGTTGCCAAGAATCTACccaaaaatttgcttttttttacaTAAGCCAACCGACTACTTGCTTTAACGCCATATACgtgttgattaataataataataattcagaaGACAGGCATTGAATAGTAAATAGTTGAATTGTACCAGACAATGTCAGACACGCACTAAAGTCTTATACTAAAGGGCAAGTTTTGATGGTATTCCACTATTTCGAAATCTGAAGTCTTCATCTGAGAGTAAAatgatttattttacatacattttttgattttttgttggaATAATACACACAAACCACATTTTCATTATGAAAATTagttaaacaacaacaacaacaacaacaaaacaataacaaaaaaaccaGTGGATTTTTCCACTTACCTGGAATTTGGTTTTATCATACACTCGAATGTTACTTGCTCGTATATGAAACGCATGAATAGCtctgacacggttgtttgatgggatcatttattagtttttcaaacaaaacatcatttataaccaaattttaggcttaaacagctaaaagtgatagcgagctaatgtatacagatgcttttgaggcgtcctcaaactttaatttcccctcttttacaaaattattcacttttatagtatttttttgtaccggggccagcaaagctggccacggtacttattaattggttgaagtttgttattgtttctaactttctatttgataatttatgaataaaacagaaaatattgtcaaaaaatgatcaagttgtcatagcaaatagaaataccaaaattggtgtgtgaagaaagcagaagttttgtgttgattttggatgactaaggtaaaatcagtatatattttaggaactttctttctaaattgaaaattgggcaaattcgctggtcctcttaccatgcacattgatcttattagagtataaagtgcaggggacaataaaatactcagtaaatgtgtcagtgtgtggtcatcatgtcatagtgcttttcaagcagggtcaaggttatctagcagcgatcttgctataggttaatgaaaatgttttgatgtcattccagaaaacttacacatgaaaattaattggcagttggtgggagatagagaataattggcaggacaattggttctacattaggagtttcacatgataataataatatgttaggatagaagagggtgtatgttatgcccgtaagggggtactacacccctgcctaattttgtgcctatttttgcatttttctcaaaaattatagcgcattggggacaagtaagatatgtatattataggggcaaggactacaactactgcatcagaaattttatttcagcacagacaacagttgtggagttacagtcaaaaatgagggaaacccaatatttgatcaataaatcaataactacttgctttgagttgctgaattttcagtacaatagttgtagtccttgccccgataatatacatatcttacttgtcaccaatgtgctataatttttgagaaaaatgaacaaataggcacaaaattggccaggggtgcagtacccccttaatcaaaagtctggtatcaaaagctatttgcacacatgataaacaattaccttcttttggataagttgattaacttcatatatttttgtctataatattatgatgatataggcctacagaaaaatcagaaatcagtaaaatgtagctttggtgcagatgtaacgaattatgttcctacgtttatatcactagtctttaaccatgctataaacaaaattaatacaatagcattgggtttcagtatgtgtaggactataataggcctatatttgttgtttatatattccaaaaataattattcttgatatagtgtttaacattctgtgtgtttaaattttcaaaccacattgttatgaattaatctatactaaaagatgcgaatgttgtttgcttttacaaatttcatttgtgcaatcacaattatactatatatagacagttttgacgtaagtatagtgtgagagagaatacaaaacagagtgtaacataaactattgggcaaaatcgccaatgaattagcttccgaaattcttgaggatgtagaaggatcacatttggtaccaaatgtttggaatctattccatcttttttcaaatttatgtaacaacgtaaagactgatgttgaaagaatagcaacaaatggaacttgtctcaaaatgttcaaacaaccacaatctttacacttaaaaattatttttactgtatatttatatttttaaaaagaaaatacaataaaacaaatatttctggaatgttataaaaggtgTAGGTGAATTGATGGCACAAACTTGGATGAGTTATTGGCAATGAGTACATTGTAAAGGAATCACTGTGATCTACTTTTTGTTAtataatcttcacatgaaatcattcctgtcccggtacatccctttttaaagggtttttttattaaagccttttcagatataaaatgtatctattaatgacaaaattggtggcgctatttagtactggaaattaccctttcaagcttttaatacaaataattccttttattttttgataaaatatgtttataaaatttccttgttgcttgtttcacatattccagctgttttaatggcggtattaatcacctaacccttgcaaataaagaaatgtggtttaggataaatagcgccatctatagtttgaatttagttaataatgaagccaattctatataaatCAAACAGCCGTGCTGATGAACCAAACTGCCAATTTTCATATTTGGCAGAAGTAGTTCAATAGCAGTTGGGAGTCCAGTACATTATACACTTCTAGAACGGTTGGGTAAAGTTTTACCCAACCGCTGGGTCCCGCGCTGGGTGCTATGATATGAATTGTTCTGGGTAAACGTGTTGTACTTAAACCCGGTTGTGTAAAGGTACCCAGAGTTATGGCACAAAAATGTGGGTAATTATTTTACTACATTATTGGGTACTTTTGTCCATTTGTTGGGTACTATAATATGCCTTTACCCATTGGTATTGTGTAATTTTCTAACGGTGCTGGGCAATTATTTTTCCACATTATTGAGTAACTTTTGTCCATTTGTTgggtaatatattgattttacaCAATCGGGTAATTTCTTGATAGTGTTGGGTAATTATTTTACTACATTATAAGGTAAATTTGATCCTTTTGTTGGGCAATATTGCCTCCACAATTCACCAATCAACACTTCTTGATGGCGTCATTTTGATACATAAAATCAATAAAAAGTaggaatatacattctgtggtgttgcACTGTTTACCCAACTAATAGGTAAAAATAGAGATAAATTGTTTATCCATCACTTTTACCCGACCCACGAACATTTACACAATGTTGggcaaagttttaattttaccCCTCGTGTCCTAACAGTGTAGACCTAGTACTAGTACCGCGGAAAGGTCGGTGTGCCCCGCGTGTAACCTCAGTGtcataaaaaatgatattttaatgttatcgGTTACAATAATTATAACATGGTTTTAAGCAGAGCATACAGCGCCACTAATAGCTACTAATCAGAAAGAATGTGTTCGAAAACAGTGCCCTAATTCGTATATTCTTGAAACtataaaaaatgggctattccagttaaaataaaaactacccctgtggaatattttggaaatatctaccacatgGGAGTATGTTTTTTCCAATGTGATTGGTCATggtaaatcattttgaaacctatacccTCTCTGTATTTTGGCGTTAACAATAATCATCCACAACTGAAGtatttaaatggaagttacccaattgtctattctattcaaaatccatactcccactgcggaaaactttagctaaatcttccacaggggtagtgtggattttaaatggaatagcccaatatctccACCCGGGATACTCCCATCCCCAACCAAATCACTGGTGGCGATGATGGCCATAATGGTGCTATCCAACATGGTAGAAGAGCAGTAAACACAAACTATTTTAAaagaaacgtttaaatgccgggttaaaTAAGGGTAGTCAGCCGGAGGTTTTTGGTTCACGGAGTGAACTTTAATATCACTTGCACCTACATCTcaaatgcacagtttatcccttacataccttTCATCTTGAACTGTTGCCctccaaccctgtggttaagaggctagggaAAAaatcctaatatctcataccctcatTTGTATGCCTCtttctaatcctgccccacatgacaaagACTAATTAGCCcattgcaatgagactgtacagtgtatgaacattttagcttttttttctaATCCTGTTTACTATTTTTATTCTAgtcatcacatgattataacagGCTTTAATGATTGGTGAGCAATTGTTTACCAAGTGATAAGGATGGGATATAgaaaaaatacactggatatttcACTACAACCAGTTTACTGCCAAAAGCCCGCGGGAAAAATGAAACACAACTTCATATTCTTGAACATGATAAGTATTTAAAACCAGTAACCTCCATACTTTatagaatttgaatacatatttaCCAAGCAATGCTTGCTTATATTTCCTGTCAATAACTGGAGgcctatataatgacaaatttgggTATTTAATTTTCTCATCACCCCTCCCACGGTTTTTGaaagtataggcatatatatgaTAGGTGTCCATGTCATACTGTGTATAAGTAGGCATCTTATCAAGGCCTTACCTACATGTATAATTAAATATGATAGTGACATGAGTAACCATCTTATGAGGCCTTATCTACATGGTATAATTGaatattatggtgatatttgaaaAGACTGGTTCCTTTTTGCATGACAATTAGAGAAAACGATTATAGAAGCTGCATCAAAAGAttgatacccatcagttttgatagttattgaaaagcttggttcttccaaatgcaatattggaTCCCCTTAAAATTACCGGGCCATAAATCTATTGTACTGACTTTATGACATTAATCACCAAATAATGcgaatcctatgttgcattttgatgtagaAATCATGcgcataatcactggaaactgatgggtaccaatcattttgatacagcctgtacacctGATCCGTAAACTTTGTTTTTGTCAATTCCGTGAGTATATATGACTCAGTGTGATTGCGTCATGgtaccacgtgggatgcatgcatgcgcacgGGGTTCCCGTGTTGGGTTTGGTAGACTTGGCAGTGTTTAGGGTTGTGTCTCAATCTGGGGGAAAATACTATACAAATCCATATCAGATTACATTTTCGTCAATGTCTTTAGAACAGAATATGGGTTTCACATGAAACTTTCACACATTGTTACCCTGTTTAAGTATTCTAAATTGAATATAACCcttttttatatacttttcacACGGACATTtttaattatcatcattattaataaaacaaaaatgtgcagagacaatcgccattacatgctgtctactgaagatagtacccGAAACGTTGGGTTGTCTCGTTAATTTCCAGGTATCTACTGAGCAAGAGATTAATACACCGCACTTCATTTGCGAGTGGGATGGAAATTACCCCAGCACACACAACAATCTTTTAAAACattctaagggacgcaccattagataccaagggggggctgggtagtttttgaagaaaaaaaaaatttgccgcgccatctgagcaaaaaaaaaaatttgctccacctcggaccagaaaaaaaaagatttgatgtcaagggtgaaaaaaaaattgtcacagtttagtgaagaaaaattaacctcatatagcttttatattgcaaaattgttcacgcttcgcgcgaatttgctccttttttcatcaagaatatttattttagcttcgaactggtacgtattttgtgcgcatttgtttgtgaaaagttattatgtgagccgagtctgtgagtgaaaacacttgattcactacttcacagattttcaccaaattccaccccaatgtcaaaattattattgAAATCTGAGCCACATGCTGGGGCCACATGACTGATtgagagcataggcgtagatcccggagggataaatcccccaatatttgctagggggtggtccatacaatcatccccaatgttgatgcctgtatgtgggtttctgacaaaattaacctaaaaaatcccaatttgtgcacgcttcgcgcgcatttattccacatttgtaccatatttcaccagtttagcttcaatagaCCTATGCCAAAAGGAAAAtttttacacataaatataatgatgttttttgtggcactcgaaatttaggtgctacaaaacgtaaaaatgattaaaaatatggacaaaattttacaactcgacaaacaaattgttgaaaattataggactttacgattgccaaaaaaaaaaaatttgtctctccgaggtgttgaaaaaaaaaaatttgcttcatccaggggctaaaaaaaaaaattgcttcaccgaggtgctaaaaaattttgtcacaaccccaactacccagcccccccttgatatctaatggtgcgtccctaaacatGTTATAAACGCTACTGATTTGGATTAAAACgtcatttaaatgtcgagttatatgaaggtcatgaaaacatttttacagctggatcatcgcattactgaggAAGTCAACCGAACTAGGTGACGAAAAAATTTCTTGTAGAATTTTGGATTTGTCTGCATAATTATCAAATTGTAAGCTTAGTAGTTAACCCcctaagcactacctgccgatctaacattgtctctgattggtcagttacataTCTTTAAATATCTTTAAATAATATTTGAATTATGACAAAATAGCGTAAACTTTAACTACATTATGCCTACAATATTAcgaaggatcagaagaggaaaatgaTAATCATAACGAAGCAAACAAACAGGATTCGAACAGTGACTCCAATAAACAAAAGGTTTCAAGTCGGCGCATTTACCGCTGGAAAAAATCCATCTGAGATTACATTTTCGTCAAAATCGGTATAACGATAAAGCCTGCAAAGGCTACAAAAATTGCACGAGACTGTTGAGTCTACAAAATTTAATATCAGATGGATTTTTACATCTGATTTACACAATCCTGACGGAATATCGGTGCCACATCCAGTATGGTGTTACACGCCCGCACTCGCCATAGTTAAGTATGTTATTATTCCGCATTATCTTTGCATAATAGTTGAAGTGCATATTCAACTTACACTCTCCCCTTCCCAATTCCCCGTCTTTCAAGTATTAGTATGCGCATCACCGACCATATTGCAAAGTATTTCACCCTGAAAGTTATATGCCGCGTAACTTTCGCATTTCCTGTAATGTAGTTTTCACTACATAGTACATTTAATTTTGAATTTCGAATGAAACGAGACATTGGGCTGGTTTGTAACATGTTACCATTGAATACTGAACTACCGTACCACCATCTGACGTTGGCATACGAGTATTCACACATTTTGTCCCTATTTGGTAGACGATACCTTTGTCATTCTGGAGATGGGTAATGACGTTTACCCAGACACTCCCTGATAGATCATCACATAAACGATGTGTTCGTGTTTGCGTCTGAGGCTGTGCTTTGCAAAATATACACTGTGAAGTATTTTCTACCTTTGACACACAAGGCACAGTAATATGGAAATTTAAAGCATCACATTTCTGTACTTGATTTAATCTCCAAGAATACCTGTCCTTGGCAATGGACCATCTTAACGTTGGTGTTATGGTTGTAAACTTTTTGTTCACATTAATTCTGTGAAAGTTCCTATTTTGTGTGTAACGTCCAAGTGAGTCTGTTGTCCGATTTCGTCTACCATCCGCTTTTAGTGACGAATATTTGAATGCCTCGTACAAATGCTGTCTTAGTGTGTTTGGGGCTTTGTCCTTTGCCACTGTTGATTCTTCCACCTTTACCAGTTCCGAAACAGACATGTTTATAAACTGAACATGAGAAAGAATTTCATCAATTATTTCAGTTTGGCATTCTTTCTGAGACAAAATCCAACCTTGAACAGCCAAGTATACATCATACTCACTGTGCACAATGATGTCAGCTCTTTGCAGAATCGTCGAAACATGCTGTGCTGACAGCGACGACCAATGAGGCATCTCAGATGCCATTTTCAAATTGTAGCACACGATGACGAAACATCTTTCTAAAACGTCTGTGGCTCCTAGATTATCACAGACAGGTATCCACAATATCGCTTCCTCTAGATTCCCTTTGTTTATTATATCAGTCATATATTGTAAACAGTTACGCTTGACTTTCGCATCATACTTATCTGCTAGCATTAGTAGATGTGGTACACTTTCTGGACACACATTCAATACTCCAGAATAGAAATATCGTATGAAGGTATCAAATACGCTTTCACAGTCAGGAGTTTCGTGAAGAACAATCTCATTTTTGTTAGACTCTTTCCATTCGCCGCCGTAAAACATACGATGGAAATATTCACTTGACGCTGTCAGAATAACCTTGTGAAGGTGGTAGCGAGAACTTCCAACAATGAGAGTGATGTCAGATGTAGTTTCATCATTGAAGAGGCGACTAAGTCCTTCAGCGACAGAGTCTTTACAGTCTAGTGCTTGTGGTGAGTTATGCGCCATCTTGCAGAGAAAGATAACTGCAGGGAATTGGTTCTTGTGTAGTAAAGTATCTGTTAAGGCAAAGAAAAGATTAGCATCATAAATAACAGTTTCAGCAATTTTATGGCAATAAGATATGTCTATACTAGTTGGTGTTTAAATGTATTCTTATAGTTTTATGCCATCTTATATTTTGATTTCacgatggcgtccaaaatggcctcgAAAACTTACAAAGGGAAAGTATTTGGATCAGTAAATATTTGATTTACGAATAAAAGGGTTTAAAATCTAATTATTAACATCACCCCCAACACAGAccatggttttttgctatcggaagggcgTAGAAGGAACGAAAAGTAGAAAAGATGAACATAGAAGTCACTTCGaatcgaaccttagacccctctcATGCAATCACAAGATCACCAACCGGTGGGGTTTTGCTattaaaagttgctttttgccttgtatatAGAAGTACCGTAATTTTGCGCCATTTTATGCGATTCCTTTTCTTCAATCGGCACCAACTGAATCAACGTTCATTTTACGAGTTACTATTATTTGTTCCAA
Above is a window of Amphiura filiformis chromosome 20, Afil_fr2py, whole genome shotgun sequence DNA encoding:
- the LOC140142219 gene encoding BTB/POZ domain-containing protein 17-like; this translates as MAHNSPQALDCKDSVAEGLSRLFNDETTSDITLIVGSSRYHLHKVILTASSEYFHRMFYGGEWKESNKNEIVLHETPDCESVFDTFIRYFYSGVLNVCPESVPHLLMLADKYDAKVKRNCLQYMTDIINKGNLEEAILWIPVCDNLGATDVLERCFVIVCYNLKMASEMPHWSSLSAQHVSTILQRADIIVHSEYDVYLAVQGWILSQKECQTEIIDEILSHVQFINMSVSELVKVEESTVAKDKAPNTLRQHLYEAFKYSSLKADGRRNRTTDSLGRYTQNRNFHRINVNKKFTTITPTLRWSIAKDRYSWRLNQVQKCDALNFHITVPCVSKVENTSQCIFCKAQPQTQTRTHRLCDDLSGSVWVNVITHLQNDKGIVYQIGTKCVNTRMPTSDGGTVVQYSMVTCYKPAQCLVSFEIQN